Proteins co-encoded in one Gleimia hominis genomic window:
- the polA gene encoding DNA polymerase I, producing the protein MSESELLVIDGHSMAFRAFYALPVENFTTSGGQHTNAVYGFVSMLVKMLETHKPTHLAVAFDLASGSFRNQEYADYKAGRKKTPEEFKDQVPLIEQVLKAMGIAVLTKEGFEADDILATLARMGQDQGAHVLVASGDRDSFQLITDHVQVIYPGRSPSDLRIMDTAAIEEKYGVEPARYPHIAALVGEKADNLPGVPGVGEKTAAQWIRKYDGLEGVLANADKIGGKRGEALREHAEDVKRNRRLNHLRTDVDLGVDLDALRRQQVDHVALGKLFESLQFRTLRDRVRAVDVGEASGEKAQQNSAPQETRQETQVQTTRDISVQEWAKQVEAARGIAIDVFPHERNKEIAQIALYRDSRALVLDPLELDAKREKELGALLASAPLTVRGAKTLRHQFAQRGMELGDDVFDVELAAYLCQPGQANYRISSLAQTYLDREVPEPEDRKQQPLFTDTATIAQLACAVFDLRDQLEQWLDQRNARELLAGLEAPLQQVLYQMETRGIQVDRRVLQDLAGELAKETQQAAQGAYDAIGKQVNLSSPKQLQTVLFEDLNMPKTRKIKTGYTTNAAALEKLYAQTHHPFLENLLAHRDKIKRRQTVDGLIDAVAPDGRIHTTFQQTAAATGRLASSDPNLQNIPARTSEGMRIREAFVPGQDYDLLVTADYSQIEMRIMAHLSRDSALIEAFKSGEDLHKTMAAMVFHVPVEDVDQHLRSRIKATSYGLAYGLSAYGLSQQLGTSVNEARALREQYFERFGGVQDFLQAIVQQARHTGYTETIMGRRRYFPDLNSTNRQRREIAERAALNAPIQGSAADIIKVAMLNVEKALAEAGLRARMLLQVHDELVLEVGETEVDQVESILREQMGSAGHLDVPLDVSVGVGTSWRTAAH; encoded by the coding sequence ATGAGTGAATCGGAACTACTGGTAATAGACGGACACTCGATGGCATTTCGGGCCTTTTACGCGCTCCCCGTGGAGAACTTCACTACCTCCGGCGGGCAGCACACGAACGCGGTCTACGGTTTCGTGTCCATGCTCGTGAAGATGCTGGAAACCCACAAGCCCACTCACCTGGCAGTCGCATTCGACCTCGCCAGCGGATCGTTTCGAAACCAGGAGTACGCAGACTACAAAGCGGGTCGGAAGAAAACTCCCGAAGAGTTCAAAGACCAGGTGCCGTTGATCGAACAGGTGCTCAAAGCGATGGGCATCGCGGTTTTAACGAAAGAGGGATTCGAAGCTGACGACATCCTCGCAACCCTGGCGCGCATGGGGCAAGACCAGGGCGCGCACGTACTCGTGGCATCGGGCGATCGCGACTCGTTCCAGCTGATCACCGACCACGTGCAAGTGATCTACCCGGGGCGGAGCCCATCGGATCTGCGGATCATGGACACGGCCGCGATAGAAGAAAAATACGGGGTGGAACCCGCGCGCTACCCGCACATCGCCGCACTCGTAGGGGAAAAGGCCGACAACCTGCCCGGTGTACCCGGCGTTGGGGAGAAAACTGCGGCTCAGTGGATTCGAAAATACGATGGTCTTGAAGGAGTGCTGGCGAACGCCGACAAAATCGGTGGGAAACGGGGCGAAGCGCTGCGCGAGCATGCGGAGGATGTGAAACGTAACCGGCGGTTAAACCACTTGCGCACCGACGTGGACTTGGGGGTGGATTTGGATGCTCTGCGCCGCCAGCAGGTGGACCACGTAGCTCTCGGTAAACTCTTCGAAAGCCTCCAGTTCCGCACGTTGCGCGACCGGGTGCGAGCCGTTGACGTGGGAGAAGCCAGCGGGGAAAAAGCGCAGCAGAACTCGGCGCCTCAAGAAACCCGTCAGGAAACCCAAGTGCAAACCACCCGTGATATTTCGGTGCAAGAGTGGGCGAAGCAAGTGGAGGCGGCGCGGGGGATTGCTATTGACGTGTTCCCGCACGAACGAAACAAAGAAATCGCGCAAATCGCACTCTACCGCGACAGTCGGGCGCTCGTGCTGGACCCCCTGGAACTGGATGCAAAGCGAGAAAAAGAACTGGGGGCACTACTTGCGTCGGCTCCTCTCACGGTCCGCGGCGCAAAAACCCTGCGGCACCAATTTGCTCAGCGGGGCATGGAGCTTGGCGACGACGTGTTCGACGTGGAATTAGCAGCGTATCTGTGTCAGCCGGGACAGGCGAACTACCGGATCTCCTCGCTCGCCCAAACCTATTTAGATCGGGAAGTCCCGGAACCGGAGGACAGAAAGCAACAACCACTGTTTACGGACACAGCGACGATCGCACAATTGGCATGCGCCGTGTTTGACCTGCGCGACCAGCTGGAACAGTGGTTGGACCAGCGGAACGCGCGCGAGCTCCTCGCGGGTTTGGAAGCGCCCCTGCAACAAGTGCTCTACCAAATGGAAACGCGCGGCATACAGGTCGATCGGCGCGTACTGCAAGACCTGGCGGGGGAGTTAGCGAAAGAAACGCAGCAGGCAGCGCAAGGCGCATACGATGCAATCGGGAAACAAGTCAATCTCTCCAGCCCAAAGCAGCTGCAGACAGTGCTGTTCGAAGATCTGAACATGCCCAAAACCCGCAAGATCAAAACCGGGTACACAACTAACGCGGCGGCCCTCGAGAAACTGTATGCGCAAACCCACCACCCGTTCTTAGAGAACCTGCTGGCGCACCGCGACAAGATTAAACGCCGGCAAACCGTGGATGGGCTGATTGACGCCGTGGCGCCAGATGGGCGGATCCACACGACTTTCCAACAAACCGCGGCTGCGACAGGCCGGCTGGCTTCGTCGGATCCGAACCTGCAGAACATCCCGGCCCGCACCAGTGAAGGCATGCGGATTCGGGAAGCGTTCGTCCCCGGCCAAGATTACGATCTGCTGGTAACCGCCGATTACTCGCAGATTGAAATGCGGATAATGGCGCACTTGTCTAGAGATTCCGCGTTGATTGAGGCATTCAAATCCGGTGAGGACCTACACAAAACCATGGCTGCGATGGTGTTTCACGTGCCGGTTGAGGACGTGGATCAACACTTGCGGTCGCGAATCAAAGCCACGTCCTACGGGTTGGCGTACGGCTTGTCTGCCTACGGTCTGTCACAGCAGTTAGGTACGAGCGTAAATGAGGCGCGTGCGCTGCGCGAACAGTATTTCGAACGGTTCGGAGGGGTACAGGACTTCCTTCAAGCCATCGTGCAGCAAGCACGGCACACGGGGTACACCGAGACGATCATGGGGAGGCGCAGGTACTTCCCAGACCTGAACTCCACGAACCGGCAGCGGCGCGAAATTGCGGAACGCGCTGCCCTCAACGCTCCCATTCAAGGGTCGGCCGCCGACATCATTAAAGTCGCGATGCTGAACGTAGAAAAGGCATTGGCGGAAGCTGGTTTGCGTGCCCGCATGCTCCTGCAAGTTCATGACGAACTCGTGCTCGAAGTGGGGGAAACCGAGGTTGACCAGGTCGAATCCATACTGCGCGAGCAGATGGGCAGTGCCGGCCACTTGGATGTTCCTCTGGACGTGTCAGTCGGGGTGGGGACCTCATGGAGAACAGCCGCACACTAA
- the rpsA gene encoding 30S ribosomal protein S1: protein MTTSTPQQPEQVAVNDIGSEEDLLAAVDETIKYFKEGDIVEGTVVKVDRDEVLLDIGYKTEGVILSRELSIKHDVDPDDVVEVGDTTEALVLQMEDKEGRLLLSKKRAQYERAWGTIENIKEEDGVVTGTVIEVVKGGLILDIGLRGFLPASLVEMRRVRDLQPYIGRELEAKIIELDKNRNNVVLSRRAWLEQTQSEVRTNFLNTLQKGQIRTGVISSIVNFGAFVDLGGVDGLVHVSELSWKHIDHPSEVVEVGDEVTVEVLDVDMNRERVSLSLKATQEDPWQVFARTHAIGQVVPGKVTKLVPFGAFVRVEDGIEGLVHISELAQRHIDTPEQVVKVGNEVFVKIIDIDLERRRISLSLKQANEGIDPNSEDFDPSLYGMAAEYDENGEYKYPEGFDPETQEWMEGYEEQRDAWEEQYAQAHARWEAHKAQVARALEEDAEAAPSIEDTASYSTPVESSGTLASDEALAALREKLTNN, encoded by the coding sequence ATGACCACCTCTACGCCCCAGCAGCCCGAGCAGGTTGCCGTAAACGACATTGGATCCGAAGAGGATCTACTCGCCGCAGTCGACGAGACCATTAAATACTTCAAAGAAGGCGACATCGTCGAAGGTACAGTCGTCAAGGTCGACCGTGACGAAGTCCTGCTCGACATCGGTTACAAAACCGAAGGCGTTATTCTTTCACGCGAACTTTCCATCAAACACGACGTCGACCCAGACGACGTGGTTGAAGTTGGAGACACGACCGAAGCGCTAGTCCTACAAATGGAGGACAAGGAAGGCCGCCTACTTCTTTCGAAGAAGCGCGCCCAATACGAACGTGCCTGGGGCACCATTGAGAACATCAAGGAAGAGGACGGGGTTGTTACCGGCACCGTCATCGAGGTTGTTAAAGGTGGTCTGATCCTAGACATCGGTCTGCGCGGCTTCCTCCCGGCTTCACTGGTTGAAATGCGTCGCGTGCGCGACCTGCAGCCTTACATTGGGCGTGAACTCGAAGCGAAAATCATTGAGCTCGACAAGAACCGCAACAACGTTGTTCTTTCGCGCCGCGCATGGCTCGAGCAGACCCAGTCTGAGGTTCGCACAAACTTCCTCAACACCTTGCAAAAAGGTCAAATCCGCACCGGTGTCATCTCCTCGATCGTCAACTTCGGTGCGTTCGTGGACCTGGGTGGCGTAGACGGCCTGGTACACGTATCCGAACTGTCCTGGAAGCACATCGACCACCCGTCTGAAGTGGTTGAGGTAGGCGACGAGGTTACCGTGGAGGTTCTGGATGTGGACATGAACCGCGAACGCGTTTCACTGTCCCTGAAGGCCACGCAAGAGGATCCGTGGCAGGTATTTGCCCGCACCCACGCGATCGGCCAGGTTGTGCCCGGTAAGGTCACGAAGCTGGTTCCGTTCGGCGCGTTCGTCCGCGTGGAAGACGGAATCGAAGGCCTGGTGCACATTTCCGAGTTGGCCCAGCGCCACATCGATACGCCAGAGCAGGTCGTTAAGGTTGGCAACGAAGTGTTCGTCAAGATCATTGACATCGACTTGGAACGCCGCCGCATCTCCCTGTCACTCAAGCAGGCGAACGAGGGCATCGACCCGAACTCGGAGGACTTCGACCCGTCACTGTACGGTATGGCCGCAGAATACGACGAGAACGGCGAGTACAAGTACCCCGAAGGCTTCGACCCCGAAACCCAGGAATGGATGGAAGGTTACGAAGAGCAGCGAGACGCTTGGGAAGAACAGTACGCGCAGGCACACGCCCGGTGGGAAGCCCACAAGGCACAGGTGGCGCGCGCACTCGAAGAAGACGCAGAAGCAGCGCCTTCGATCGAGGACACGGCGTCCTACTCCACTCCCGTGGAATCTTCCGGCACGCTCGCTTCCGACGAAGCACTCGCAGCGCTGCGTGAGAAGTTGACGAACAACTAA
- the lgt gene encoding prolipoprotein diacylglyceryl transferase, producing MALPAAIPSPPFSEFNVGPLTIHIYGITMALAMLIAMEVTERRYVARGGQPQLAYEVALWAIPFGIVGARLYHVFTSPDAYFGPNGSLVNIFKIWNGGLGIWGAVAAGALGAWICLRRHHLRVAPFADAIAPALLFAQAFGRLGNWFNQELFGGPTTLPWGLQIDAAHLPATAAPGTLFHPTFLYELLWNVLMALVLIRIDRTRRLAGGQLMWLYICVYTLGRGFIEALRIDEATLILGVRLNVWTSLIVFVVGVFGFYVAGQRSQPRNVIGEELAQEAVD from the coding sequence ATGGCCCTGCCGGCGGCGATTCCGTCTCCGCCGTTTTCTGAGTTTAACGTGGGGCCCTTGACGATCCACATTTACGGAATCACCATGGCGTTGGCAATGCTGATCGCCATGGAGGTCACTGAGCGGCGGTATGTCGCTCGGGGTGGTCAGCCGCAACTGGCTTACGAGGTGGCATTGTGGGCGATTCCGTTTGGGATTGTTGGGGCCCGCCTGTATCACGTGTTCACGTCGCCAGATGCGTATTTTGGGCCTAACGGGAGCCTAGTTAATATTTTTAAAATCTGGAACGGTGGTCTAGGGATCTGGGGTGCGGTCGCTGCGGGAGCCCTGGGCGCGTGGATTTGTTTACGCCGCCACCATTTGAGGGTTGCGCCTTTTGCCGACGCGATCGCGCCCGCACTCTTGTTTGCGCAGGCGTTTGGACGCCTGGGAAACTGGTTTAACCAAGAGTTGTTCGGAGGGCCCACCACGCTCCCGTGGGGACTGCAAATAGACGCCGCCCACCTTCCTGCCACAGCGGCGCCCGGCACACTGTTTCACCCCACGTTTTTGTACGAACTGCTGTGGAATGTGCTGATGGCGTTGGTGCTCATTCGGATTGACCGCACCCGCCGGTTGGCGGGTGGGCAGCTGATGTGGCTTTACATTTGCGTATACACTTTGGGCAGAGGCTTCATTGAGGCACTGCGGATAGATGAGGCGACGCTCATCTTAGGTGTCCGGTTGAATGTCTGGACATCGCTAATAGTTTTTGTCGTTGGTGTTTTTGGGTTCTACGTGGCCGGTCAGAGGTCGCAGCCCAGGAATGTGATTGGAGAGGAATTGGCACAGGAGGCCGTAGACTAG
- the pyk gene encoding pyruvate kinase: MRRAKIVCTIGPATESPEQIQALVDAGMDMARINRSHGTVEAHEEVVRRVRKAARASGRAIAVLVDLQGPKIRLARFENGPHKLEVGDEFTITTRDVPGTKELVGTTFKGLPGDCRPGDRLLIDDGNVAVRVIEVDETDVKTRVEVPGMVSNNKGINLPGVSVSVPALSEKDKEDLRWGLNIGADYIALSFVRDAKDIEDVRAIMDEEGIHRPVIAKIEKPQAVDNLLEIVEAFDGIMVARGDLGVEMPLESVPLVQKRAIELARRQSKPVIVATQVMDSMIKNPRPTRAEASDCANAILDGADAVMLSGETSVGAYPIEAVRTMARIVENVEENGGERIAPLGAFNVAKSSVITQAAATIAERLDVKFIVTFTQSGSTARQMSRLRSPIPMLAFTPLDTTRNQLALSWGLQTYRVPEVKHTDDMVWQVDQVCRLAGLAQEGDEIVIVAGMPPGTPGSTNSLRIHTIGDDVDYSLGGQVPFGI; this comes from the coding sequence ATGCGCAGAGCAAAAATTGTTTGTACGATTGGGCCGGCCACTGAAAGCCCTGAACAGATCCAAGCGTTGGTCGACGCGGGGATGGATATGGCGCGGATTAACCGCAGTCACGGCACGGTCGAGGCCCATGAGGAAGTTGTGCGGCGCGTCCGTAAAGCCGCTCGTGCATCGGGGCGGGCGATTGCAGTCCTAGTTGACTTGCAGGGCCCGAAGATTCGGTTGGCTCGCTTTGAGAATGGTCCGCACAAGTTGGAGGTCGGTGACGAGTTCACGATCACAACGCGCGATGTTCCTGGCACAAAAGAACTGGTTGGCACCACTTTTAAAGGACTTCCAGGAGACTGCCGGCCGGGTGACCGCCTGCTGATTGATGACGGTAACGTCGCGGTGCGCGTCATTGAAGTGGACGAGACGGATGTGAAAACCCGGGTTGAAGTTCCGGGGATGGTGTCGAATAACAAGGGTATTAACCTCCCGGGCGTTTCCGTGTCGGTTCCCGCGCTGTCGGAAAAGGATAAGGAAGATCTGCGCTGGGGCCTCAATATTGGCGCGGATTACATTGCGTTGTCGTTCGTGCGGGATGCGAAAGATATTGAGGACGTGCGGGCCATTATGGATGAAGAGGGAATCCACCGGCCCGTGATTGCGAAGATTGAGAAGCCGCAGGCGGTGGATAATCTTCTGGAAATCGTTGAGGCCTTTGACGGCATCATGGTGGCTCGCGGTGACCTGGGTGTGGAAATGCCACTTGAGAGCGTGCCGCTGGTTCAAAAACGGGCGATCGAACTGGCGCGACGCCAGTCTAAACCGGTGATCGTGGCCACGCAGGTGATGGATTCGATGATTAAGAATCCGCGTCCCACCCGCGCGGAAGCCTCGGACTGTGCGAACGCGATTTTGGATGGTGCGGACGCCGTGATGCTTTCTGGGGAAACGTCCGTGGGCGCGTATCCGATTGAGGCGGTACGGACAATGGCCCGGATCGTGGAGAACGTGGAGGAGAACGGTGGGGAGCGGATTGCGCCTCTCGGCGCGTTCAACGTAGCTAAGTCCTCTGTGATTACGCAGGCGGCTGCCACCATTGCGGAACGCCTGGACGTGAAGTTCATCGTTACCTTCACCCAATCTGGTTCTACTGCGCGGCAAATGTCGCGGTTGCGGTCGCCGATCCCGATGCTCGCGTTCACGCCGCTGGACACCACGCGTAACCAGCTTGCGCTGTCGTGGGGGCTGCAAACCTACCGGGTTCCTGAGGTAAAACATACCGACGACATGGTGTGGCAAGTGGATCAGGTGTGTCGGCTCGCCGGGTTAGCTCAAGAAGGCGATGAGATTGTGATTGTGGCGGGAATGCCGCCGGGCACGCCCGGTTCAACAAACTCGCTGCGGATCCACACGATTGGTGATGATGTGGATTACAGCTTGGGCGGCCAGGTACCGTTCGGGATCTAA
- a CDS encoding ANTAR domain-containing response regulator: protein MTNLEKQSRRVLVAEDETLIRLDIVETLKGAGYDVVAECDNGEDAVSKALELEPDVCVLDVKMPKMDGITAAEIILKELSCAVVMLTAFSQTELVERARDAGAMAYVVKPFSPTDLLPAVNIALSRQSEMMAMEDEIADLTERFETRKRVDRAKGLLMNSMGMSEPDAFRWIQKTSMDRRLSMREVADAVIEQVTES from the coding sequence ATGACCAACTTGGAGAAACAGTCGCGCCGCGTTCTTGTAGCTGAAGATGAGACACTCATCCGCCTCGACATAGTGGAAACGCTGAAGGGCGCTGGATACGACGTGGTTGCGGAATGTGACAATGGTGAGGACGCGGTGAGCAAAGCCCTCGAGCTGGAACCAGATGTCTGCGTGCTCGACGTGAAAATGCCGAAAATGGACGGGATCACTGCGGCCGAGATTATTCTAAAAGAACTCTCCTGTGCTGTGGTTATGCTCACAGCATTCTCGCAGACCGAACTGGTTGAACGTGCACGTGACGCCGGGGCAATGGCATACGTTGTAAAGCCGTTCTCACCAACCGACTTGCTGCCCGCCGTTAACATCGCCCTGTCGCGGCAAAGTGAAATGATGGCGATGGAAGACGAAATCGCGGACCTCACCGAGCGGTTTGAAACCCGCAAGCGCGTTGACCGCGCGAAAGGCCTCCTCATGAACAGCATGGGCATGAGTGAGCCCGATGCCTTCCGGTGGATCCAAAAAACATCCATGGACCGGCGCCTGTCGATGCGTGAGGTTGCGGACGCGGTGATCGAGCAGGTCACGGAAAGCTAA
- the coaE gene encoding dephospho-CoA kinase (Dephospho-CoA kinase (CoaE) performs the final step in coenzyme A biosynthesis.) — protein sequence MLIKLRPLPPAASKWVYRVGITGGIGSGKSTFTSALLSLGEVVADADQIAREIVGPGEPALAQIEHRFGAAVIAPNGQLDRARLAEIVFANPTARADLNAITHPLIHARAQALMANAPGRYAFYDAPVLIESGGVNNVDAVVVITAPLQKRAAWVQHERGVSREEFDARIRAQLSDQERLDHAHIEVRNNATASKLREDAHRLTELLDTHLEIADQTV from the coding sequence ATGCTAATCAAACTGCGACCACTGCCACCAGCTGCAAGCAAGTGGGTCTACCGAGTGGGGATCACCGGGGGAATAGGAAGCGGTAAGTCCACGTTCACAAGTGCGCTGCTCAGCTTAGGGGAAGTTGTGGCGGATGCGGACCAGATTGCACGCGAGATAGTCGGGCCCGGTGAGCCGGCGTTGGCTCAGATTGAGCACCGGTTCGGAGCAGCGGTGATTGCCCCCAATGGGCAACTTGACCGCGCGCGGTTGGCGGAAATAGTTTTTGCAAATCCCACAGCCCGCGCGGATCTCAACGCCATCACGCACCCACTGATCCACGCGCGGGCACAAGCACTCATGGCGAACGCACCGGGTCGCTACGCATTCTACGACGCGCCGGTGCTCATAGAATCCGGCGGGGTAAACAACGTGGATGCGGTCGTGGTGATTACCGCGCCGCTACAGAAACGGGCGGCGTGGGTGCAGCACGAGCGGGGAGTAAGCCGGGAGGAGTTCGACGCTCGGATCCGCGCGCAACTAAGCGATCAAGAACGCCTCGACCACGCCCACATAGAAGTGCGCAACAACGCGACCGCAAGCAAACTGCGCGAAGACGCGCACCGCCTCACGGAACTGCTCGATACGCACCTGGAAATCGCAGACCAAACGGTTTAA
- a CDS encoding FKBP-type peptidyl-prolyl cis-trans isomerase, translating into MNERGSSRHFPSRQELKKTQLKRESASHSRGVTPLRRSRVERRRSARARIKRWWIEALVLVVLAAIVGTAILVAVNRKNDAQPPSNWLERIQVSGNVGRVPILKLSEPVSVSETKTKLLERGGGRQITKGAPLLVSITSFSGENGHVLSTNQRSTFDVGPAETQSFEPELLDGVIGKTEGSRVLFVRPVTNKGQRTTEINVVDILPSVAWGDAVKDPGKPLKVTMTEAGPRPSHDGQKPPADLTVQTLVTGGGQQVRADDTVLVQYLAARWDDSVEISSTWATGIPKMIPLRTAMAGVEQALLDQRVGTRLAITIPPDQASGDSTLMVIIDILATRQTDEAEVKPDKK; encoded by the coding sequence GTGAACGAGCGGGGCAGCAGCCGACACTTCCCGTCCCGGCAAGAACTAAAAAAGACCCAGCTTAAACGCGAGAGCGCCTCGCACTCGCGGGGAGTAACGCCTCTGCGCAGGTCCCGCGTTGAGCGCCGCCGCAGTGCTCGCGCGCGGATAAAACGGTGGTGGATCGAAGCGCTGGTACTGGTGGTACTGGCCGCTATAGTGGGCACCGCTATTCTCGTTGCGGTCAACAGGAAGAATGATGCGCAGCCGCCTAGCAACTGGTTAGAGCGCATCCAAGTGTCGGGCAACGTGGGGCGCGTTCCAATCCTGAAACTCAGCGAACCGGTGAGTGTTTCCGAAACAAAAACGAAACTTCTTGAGCGCGGTGGGGGCCGGCAGATCACTAAAGGCGCCCCCCTGCTAGTGTCTATCACCTCGTTTTCAGGCGAAAACGGACATGTTTTGTCTACAAATCAGCGGTCTACGTTTGACGTCGGACCGGCGGAGACACAGTCTTTTGAACCGGAACTACTCGACGGCGTGATCGGGAAAACGGAAGGGTCCCGGGTACTGTTCGTGCGGCCAGTGACGAACAAGGGGCAGCGTACCACGGAGATAAACGTGGTGGACATTTTACCGTCGGTCGCTTGGGGCGACGCGGTGAAAGACCCCGGAAAACCCCTTAAAGTCACCATGACGGAAGCGGGCCCCCGACCGAGCCACGACGGACAGAAACCACCCGCCGACCTGACGGTTCAGACTCTAGTGACCGGAGGTGGGCAGCAGGTGCGGGCGGACGACACTGTGCTGGTGCAGTACTTGGCGGCCCGCTGGGACGATTCCGTTGAAATTTCGTCTACGTGGGCCACTGGGATTCCAAAAATGATCCCCCTGCGCACCGCAATGGCTGGGGTGGAACAAGCTCTGCTCGATCAGCGGGTCGGCACTCGCCTGGCGATCACGATTCCGCCCGACCAGGCCTCCGGGGATTCAACCCTCATGGTAATAATCGACATTCTCGCAACGCGGCAGACGGACGAAGCAGAAGTCAAACCAGACAAGAAGTAA
- the trpC gene encoding indole-3-glycerol phosphate synthase TrpC — protein MSAIETIRDRALAGVREREQRDSFARVKQLAEAAPTPKDGYRALRCGPGAVSIMAEIKRSSPGTGPLARIEDPAQLAAEYEAGGARAISCLTAAYRYGGALSDLDAVSQAVSIPVLRKDIILTPYQIHEARAHGADMILLIVSFLNDDQLRGFVERTTSLGMTPVVEAHSRLEALRAIDSGARVIGINARDLLSNHIDRDNFSQVVDVLPADVVAVAESGVRDPRDVFEYASAGADCVLIGEALVTSKTPRTLVGEMVSAAQHPAILDDRKERVKRTVHQRHSDGFHLR, from the coding sequence ATGAGTGCAATCGAAACGATTCGCGATCGCGCACTTGCGGGTGTGCGGGAGCGCGAACAACGGGACTCGTTTGCACGCGTGAAACAGTTGGCGGAAGCTGCGCCGACCCCTAAAGACGGTTACCGGGCACTGCGCTGTGGCCCGGGTGCCGTGTCGATTATGGCTGAGATTAAGCGCTCTTCTCCCGGAACCGGCCCACTGGCCCGCATTGAGGATCCCGCGCAGCTAGCTGCCGAGTATGAAGCTGGGGGAGCGCGCGCCATTTCTTGTTTAACTGCCGCCTACCGATACGGTGGGGCCCTGAGTGATTTGGATGCGGTGAGCCAGGCAGTAAGCATACCGGTGTTACGCAAGGACATAATCCTCACGCCCTACCAGATCCACGAGGCGCGAGCGCACGGGGCAGACATGATATTACTTATCGTTTCTTTCTTGAATGACGACCAACTGCGCGGCTTCGTGGAACGCACCACGTCACTTGGAATGACTCCCGTTGTAGAGGCACATTCGCGTTTGGAGGCGCTGCGGGCGATCGACTCGGGAGCGCGCGTGATCGGGATTAATGCTCGTGATCTGCTTTCGAACCATATTGATCGTGATAATTTCTCGCAGGTGGTGGATGTGTTACCGGCCGACGTGGTGGCCGTTGCGGAATCGGGAGTGCGGGATCCGCGCGACGTGTTCGAGTACGCAAGTGCGGGTGCGGATTGTGTTTTAATCGGTGAGGCACTGGTTACGTCTAAAACCCCGCGCACACTCGTTGGGGAGATGGTGTCTGCCGCGCAGCATCCCGCGATTCTAGACGACCGGAAAGAACGGGTGAAACGGACGGTTCATCAGCGCCACAGCGACGGCTTCCACTTACGCTAG